One Nonomuraea angiospora DNA segment encodes these proteins:
- the murA gene encoding UDP-N-acetylglucosamine 1-carboxyvinyltransferase, which translates to MIAEEVWLIEPSGPLRGDVEVRGSKNGVSKHMVAAMLGDGESSIHNAPEVGEVEITAAMLRALGINVEISRTEIRIGRGQAIEPRVPDAFTGLNRIPILMLGPLLHLAGEAFVPLVGGDPIGRRPVNFHVEALRAMGAEVEVGDTGIFAKAGRLHGTRIELPYPSVGATETILMSAVLAEGKTVLKNAAMEPEVVELALFLQRMGARIELSPDRRIVIEGVERLRGASTWLMGDRIEAFSYLAAGLVTGGEVRVHGCPQDRLVTAITTLARMGAQFDINDEYLCATAPPEGLRSAAVQTDTHPGFMTDWQTPLMVLFTQSQGMSVLHETVFENRLVYVPALQKMGCEIEVFDQCLGGPACRYHDTNARHSAVVRGVSKLKGADVTLPDIRAGFSAVLAAAVADGPSTLRGVHHIERGYHRPFEQFASLGLHIRRQR; encoded by the coding sequence GTGATTGCAGAAGAGGTCTGGTTGATAGAACCCTCCGGCCCGCTCCGGGGGGACGTCGAAGTACGCGGCTCCAAGAACGGAGTCTCCAAGCACATGGTCGCCGCCATGCTGGGCGACGGGGAGAGCAGCATCCACAACGCCCCCGAGGTGGGCGAGGTGGAGATCACCGCCGCCATGCTGCGGGCGCTCGGCATCAATGTCGAGATCTCCCGCACGGAGATCAGGATCGGGCGGGGACAGGCGATCGAGCCGAGGGTGCCGGACGCGTTCACGGGCCTGAACCGCATCCCCATCCTCATGCTCGGCCCGCTCCTGCACCTGGCGGGGGAGGCGTTCGTCCCGCTGGTGGGCGGCGACCCGATCGGGCGGCGGCCGGTCAACTTCCACGTGGAGGCCCTGCGCGCGATGGGCGCCGAGGTGGAGGTGGGCGACACCGGCATCTTCGCCAAGGCCGGCCGCCTCCACGGCACCCGGATCGAGCTGCCGTACCCGAGCGTGGGCGCCACGGAGACGATCCTGATGTCGGCGGTCCTGGCCGAGGGCAAGACGGTGCTGAAGAACGCCGCGATGGAGCCCGAGGTGGTGGAGCTGGCGCTGTTCCTGCAGCGGATGGGCGCCAGGATCGAGCTCTCCCCCGACCGCAGGATCGTCATCGAGGGCGTCGAACGGCTGCGCGGCGCCTCCACCTGGCTGATGGGCGACCGCATCGAGGCCTTCTCGTACCTGGCGGCCGGCCTGGTCACCGGGGGAGAGGTGCGGGTGCACGGCTGCCCGCAGGATCGCCTGGTCACCGCGATCACCACGCTGGCCAGGATGGGCGCCCAGTTCGACATCAACGACGAGTACCTGTGCGCCACCGCGCCGCCCGAGGGGCTGCGCTCGGCGGCCGTGCAGACCGACACCCACCCCGGCTTCATGACGGACTGGCAGACGCCGCTCATGGTGCTGTTCACGCAGAGCCAGGGCATGTCGGTGCTGCACGAGACGGTCTTCGAGAACCGCCTGGTGTACGTGCCCGCGCTGCAGAAGATGGGCTGCGAGATCGAGGTGTTCGACCAGTGCCTGGGCGGGCCGGCCTGCCGCTACCACGACACCAACGCCAGGCACTCGGCCGTCGTGCGCGGCGTGTCCAAGCTCAAGGGCGCCGACGTGACGCTGCCCGACATCCGGGCGGGGTTCTCGGCCGTGCTGGCGGCGGCCGTCGCCGACGGGCCGTCCACGCTGCGCGGCGTGCACCACATCGAACGCGGTTACCACCGGCCGTTCGAACAGTTCGCCTCGCTCGGTCTGCACATCCGCAGGCAACGGTAA
- a CDS encoding amidase, giving the protein MSELHYSTATKLAHLIRTRQVSAVEVVQAHLDRIEQVNPRVNAIVTLVAEQALDAAKAADAREPAGPLHGLPVAHKDLVDTAGIRTTYGSPLFADNVPAQDDLIVRRLRAAGAITMGKTNTPEFGTGSHTVNEVFGATRNPYDLSKSAGGSSGGAAAALATGMVPLADGSDMGGSLRNPASFCNVVGLRPTPGRVPDPSDTNAWYTLSVQGPMARTVEDVTLMFGAIAGFDRRSPYSIKEAFAPEPEEGVRGLRVAWSPDLGGLPVDPRTAEVTATAPPVFERLGAVVEEVELDLSEAEDAFRTYRAWNYALTFGDLTGLGPNTAWNVEQGRKVTGADLARAEQGRSRLYQRMAAFFDTYDVLIAPVSQVPPFPVEQPHVSEINGEPMPDYLAWMRSAYWISVLHAPAASVPAGFTADGLPVGVQIVGRPFEDARVLRVARAFEQATRHGERRPPL; this is encoded by the coding sequence GTGAGCGAACTGCACTACTCGACCGCGACCAAGCTGGCGCACCTGATCAGGACCAGGCAGGTGAGCGCCGTCGAGGTCGTCCAAGCCCACCTCGACCGCATCGAGCAGGTCAACCCGCGCGTCAACGCCATCGTGACCCTGGTCGCCGAGCAGGCGCTCGACGCGGCCAAGGCGGCCGACGCGCGGGAGCCGGCCGGTCCGCTGCACGGCCTGCCCGTCGCGCACAAGGACCTCGTCGACACGGCCGGCATCCGCACCACCTACGGATCGCCGCTCTTCGCCGACAACGTCCCGGCCCAGGACGACCTGATCGTCCGGCGGCTGCGCGCCGCCGGGGCCATCACCATGGGCAAGACCAACACCCCGGAGTTCGGCACCGGCTCCCACACCGTCAACGAGGTGTTCGGCGCCACCAGAAACCCCTACGACCTGTCGAAGTCCGCCGGAGGCAGCAGCGGGGGCGCCGCCGCGGCCCTGGCCACCGGGATGGTCCCGCTGGCCGACGGCTCCGACATGGGCGGCTCGCTGCGCAACCCGGCCTCCTTCTGCAACGTCGTCGGCCTGCGTCCCACCCCGGGCCGCGTCCCCGACCCGTCCGACACCAACGCCTGGTACACGCTGTCCGTGCAGGGGCCGATGGCCAGGACGGTCGAGGACGTGACGCTGATGTTCGGGGCGATCGCCGGGTTCGACCGGCGCTCCCCGTACTCGATCAAGGAGGCCTTCGCCCCCGAGCCGGAGGAGGGCGTGCGCGGGCTGCGCGTGGCGTGGAGCCCGGACCTGGGCGGCCTGCCGGTGGACCCGAGGACGGCGGAGGTCACCGCGACGGCGCCGCCGGTGTTCGAGCGGCTGGGGGCCGTGGTCGAGGAGGTGGAGCTGGACCTGTCGGAGGCCGAGGACGCGTTCCGGACGTATCGGGCGTGGAACTACGCGCTGACCTTCGGCGACCTGACCGGGCTCGGCCCCAACACCGCGTGGAACGTCGAGCAGGGCCGCAAGGTCACCGGCGCCGACCTGGCCCGGGCCGAGCAGGGCCGCAGCCGCCTCTACCAGCGGATGGCCGCGTTCTTCGACACCTACGACGTGCTGATCGCGCCCGTCAGCCAGGTGCCGCCGTTCCCGGTCGAGCAGCCCCACGTCAGCGAGATCAACGGGGAGCCGATGCCCGACTACCTCGCCTGGATGCGCTCCGCGTACTGGATCAGCGTGCTGCACGCGCCGGCCGCGTCGGTGCCGGCCGGGTTCACCGCGGACGGGCTCCCGGTGGGGGTGCAGATCGTGGGCCGGCCGTTCGAGGACGCCAGGGTCCTGCGCGTGGCCCGCGCGTTCGAGCAGGCCACCCGGCACGGCGAGCGCCGTCCGCCGTTGTAG